GCAGTTGAACTCAAGGCCCCTGCGGAACGGCTGAACTGGCCGAGGAAGAATCTACGGCAGTCGCGCCAAAATGCGATAGCGATCTCAGGAACTTCGGGGCTTAGTATGTGAATCGAGCCGACCGGCGCCGGTCTGTCGGTCCGCCCAAGCCAAAGCCAGGCCGAACGTCACAAACATGGCTACAACGGCGATGGTCACCAGCAGCGCGTCGATCGGCATCGTGCCCTCCCAAGCTTTGTTTCGGGCATTATTCGCGACGCATAACCGCTGTCATTGATCGGGATCAAAAATCAGCGAGCACTCCGGCCGGCCCAGGATTCAGGCCGCAGCCAGTGCCTCGACCCGCGCGGGATCGCGCAGGCCGATTCCGCCGTGAACGATCTCGATCGCTCCATGCCGTTCCAGCTTGGTGAAGGTACGGCTGACGGTCTCGATCGTCAGCCCGAGATAATCTGCGATGTCCTGCCGGCTCATCGGAAGTGGAACCGCGTTCGACGGTCCCTTGAGCAAGGACAGCCGCTCGCGCCAGCCGAGCAGAAACGTCGCGACCTTTTCATCCGCCGAGCGACGGCCGAGCAGAACCATGTGGTCGCGCGCCTGGCTCAATTCGCGGATTGCCAGCTCGTTAATCCGTTTCAGCAGATGCGGCCGGTCCTCGATGAAGCGACCGAACGGTATCTTGGAGAACTGGCACA
This Bradyrhizobium diazoefficiens DNA region includes the following protein-coding sequences:
- a CDS encoding helix-turn-helix domain-containing protein, with the translated sequence MRTSVTMIEPNGHFCSDCAVRGFAVCASLDPAELREFEHLGRRVHFAAGETAFSEEDITTSFYNLLEGVMRLYKLLPDGRRQIVGFALPGDFLGMNMSGRHNFSADAIGAVTVCQFSKIPFGRFIEDRPHLLKRINELAIRELSQARDHMVLLGRRSADEKVATFLLGWRERLSLLKGPSNAVPLPMSRQDIADYLGLTIETVSRTFTKLERHGAIEIVHGGIGLRDPARVEALAAA